The sequence ATATTCAAAAGTCGTATAtccgtacatatatatattgtcttaTCAAAATGCGTTTTGACCTAacatatattgcaatattcttcGAAAACTACAGAttagattaataatatattaaatgttaaatttctgATCGCGTACCTTTGTTTCACTAGCTGCTTTTTATCTTGGTTAATTATTCTTctgtttttacattattgaaGCATAAGGGACTCTAAGTTGCGGTGCAGAATAGTATCCTTCACAGCATTAAAGACGACTTTTATGTTTTCTGTATCCACCGCGGTGGTAAAATGATGAAACAACGGCTTCCTCGGATCCCTCTTTACCGAAACGAACATgtcgagaataaaattttgcacatCCTTCATGGAATGTGGATCACCCGTAAATTGTGGGAAATACAAACGAACATTTGTATCTTGTGACCTCACTTTCTTGTCAAGTAAATCCGTTTTgtttagaaacaaaattatcgaAACACCACGGAATATCATGTTGTTCACGattgtatcaaatatattttttgattccTCCAATCTGTTAGTCCTCCTACAAGATTAATTGATGAAAGCAAAAacgttatcattatttattttacaaatttttaaaacagagTAGATAGCCTACCTATCTTCAAGCAAAACCTGATCAAATTCTGACGACGATACAAGAAAAAGTATAGACGTCACGCAGTCAAAGCATTGGTACCACTTTTGCCTCTGAGACCTTTGACCACCAACATCAACAAAAAGGAATGGGATATTATTGATCGATATTACAAATTCAGAAATTCCTTTTGTCGCCTTTCTACAATGTAAGATGTCCTGATGAGTGGGTGTATaatcctaaaaaaattttttttgtatattttacagataattaaaaataattagaaataaaattattacaccagtcacttaaaaattattaagaggTAACACTAGTGTAactgctttaaaaaaatcgcaattttttttgctaaaagcGTTTTTTAACATCCCAAGAATGATGCTACATTAGTCTTgtgggaaaaaaattttttaactgctTCAAATGCAATTAATTCGAACTGTGAAACGTACAGAcgccattatttttaatcaaataaaaaaaattttttatactttgatacatagaaaatatctataactttaatttgttacatttcattttccacccaaaaattcacaaaaacaCATATGGTTTTGAGGTCACACTAGTGTTACTCcttaataaattactaattaaaaaaagtaaaattgcaaaataataaactgcgaataaaaatttttgtaaaaataatttttatataaacttttgattaaaatatcattatattataattacattttaagtacaaagtataattatgtaaaatttttatctattgtaCTAGTGTAATAATCCTAATATAActaatgtaatgtttttttcagtacttttcagaaaataatgTGGTAATTATCGATTACTTTCATTTCTATATACACTATTACTGAAGAGCTTCACacattgaaaattttcttgcGTTTCGGGAGTATTTtagaagattaaaaaaaatttttttttatttgtgaatatattaaacacattataacatttctgctttttttttcataaattttttaaaattaaaaattttataagaaatgagTATTCGAAC is a genomic window of Monomorium pharaonis isolate MP-MQ-018 chromosome 7, ASM1337386v2, whole genome shotgun sequence containing:
- the LOC105839168 gene encoding guanine nucleotide-binding protein subunit alpha homolog, yielding MASSLTWSCCLRFQFSPEEIEQRYKSQEIDRMLEKDRQTFRRQVKLLLLGAGESGKSTFLKQMRIIHGIKFEPELIKEYQHVIYQNIIKGMKVLVDARDKLNIPWENPKNYDIGFQLLKFENTMVLDTRLFLHYVPALQSLWKDVSIRRAFDRRREFQLSDSVQYFLDNLDRIARVDYTPTHQDILHCRKATKGISEFVISINNIPFLFVDVGGQRSQRQKWYQCFDCVTSILFLVSSSEFDQVLLEDRRTNRLEESKNIFDTIVNNMIFRGVSIILFLNKTDLLDKKVRSQDTNVRLYFPQFTGDPHSMKDVQNFILDMFVSVKRDPRKPLFHHFTTAVDTENIKVVFNAVKDTILHRNLESLMLQ